From the genome of Nitrospirota bacterium:
AGCTGTGCAAGTGCCTCTATCAAAAGAACTTGTGGAAAAATTAAGCCTTTTGAAAATAATTCCAGCGTAATTTTTTTTATACCAGTTGCCTTACCATTTTCAACCGAGATTATATCATCCAGCATCAAGAAAGGATATCTGTGAGGAAGGATTTTTATCGGGTTCAAAGTATTCACATTACAATATCAAGTTTTTTGTTTCATGATATAATCTGCTAAGGCATTCACTGATCTGAATGCCTCTTTACCAACATCTTCATCAGGAATTCTTATGCCATAATTTTTTTCAAGAGCAACTACAAGCTCAAGTGCATCAATGGAGTCAAGCCCAAGACCTTCCCCGAAGAGTGGACCGTCATCCTCTATTTCATCAGGATTGATATCTTCTAATTTCAATCTTTTAATAATTAATTTTTTTAATTCTATCAAAAGTTCATTCTTATTCACTATGTCAAGCCTCCATCAATAGAAATATATGTTCCTGTAATATAACCTGCTTTTTCAGATACAAGATAACTTACTGCTTGAGCGATCTCTTCAGGGGTGCCAAAACGTCTCAGTGGTATCATGTTAAGTAAATCATCTCTGACTTTCGCGTCCAGATTTTTTGTTAGATCTGTTTCGATCACGCCGGGACTTATAGCATTAACGGTGATGCCAAGACGTGCTACCTCTCTTGCAAGAGAACGGGTAAAGCTGAGAATTCCTCCTTTTGACGCAGAGTAATTCGTCTGGCCTTTTCTTCCCAAAAGAGCGCTTGGAGAAATAATATTGACTATCCTTCCCCAGTGTCCTGCTATCATTGGTCTCAGTGCAGCTTTACAACAGTTATAAACTCCTGTAAGGTTTATATCGATTACCTTCTTCCAGTCATCATCTTTCATGGAAAATAGAAGGCTATCCCTTGTTATCCCTGCATTGTTTATAAGTATGTCCAGTTTACCTGTCTTATTAATAATACTATCAATCATCTCCTGAACTTCTTCGTAATTAGAAACATCCGCCCTGAATGCAAGGGCAAAACCATTTATTTTTTCAATCTCTTTTCTTGTCTGCTCTGCTGTTTCAGCATCGGAAATATAATTAACTATAACCTTTGCTCCATAGTCTGCAAGAGACAGTGCTATGGCTTTCCCGATGCCCTTTGTCCCCCCTGTGATAAGGGCAACTTTACCGTCTTGTTTATATACCAAGGGATTTCACCTCTGCATCACGTTCAATCCATTTTGTTATCTTTGATAGTATATCACCTGGGCCTACCTCAATAAATTTTCTGATTCCTTTTTGCCACATCTTCTTGATTACATCAAGCCATACAACCTTCCTTGCAAGTTGACATGACAGGGTCTCTTTTATTTGTTCTGGCGAGATCAGTATTTCTGATGTTGTATGGTCAACAATTGGTATCTCAGGCGCTTTTATCTCAATTTTTTCTACTGCCTTATTCATAATTTCTTCAATGCCTTTTAAAAAAGGAGTATGGACAGGATATTTAATCGAAAGTCTCTGCACTTTTAAAGCACCCTCTTTGATGACTTTTTTTTCAATTTTGTCAATTGAATCTGCCGGACCTGAAATTACCACCTGTGTTGCAGAATTTATGTTAGCAATATAAACATTATTAAATTTTCTGCACAGATTTTCTATTATATCCCATTTGATTCCTATAATTGCAGTTATGCCGAAGGTTTTTGATCCTGTCATTTTTAATATCGCATCATGAGCAGCATTTATTAAATAAAGACCTGTTCTAAAATCTATACTGTTAGATGCATAGAGTGAAGAGTAAAATCCAAGGCTATGTCCTGCTACAAGGGATATTGGATAGACAAGCTTTGAACTATCCCACAAAGAGGCGCTTACAGCATAAATATTCTGCTGAAGTAATATATCTTCTCCACATGAAATATCTATTTGCTTGAGAAGATCTTCTTTTATCAGTGCCTTCATACCATCTCTCTCTGAACCAATTCCTGGGAATATCGCTCCTGTCATCTCTTTGAAAGTTCCTCCCATAAACTCCCTTTAATACCTGATTTCCTGAGAAGTCTCTGGAGTCTTTCATGATAATTAATCTCAAAGCCAGGGAAGATCCAGTCC
Proteins encoded in this window:
- a CDS encoding acyl carrier protein, which produces MNKNELLIELKKLIIKRLKLEDINPDEIEDDGPLFGEGLGLDSIDALELVVALEKNYGIRIPDEDVGKEAFRSVNALADYIMKQKT
- the fabG gene encoding 3-oxoacyl-[acyl-carrier-protein] reductase produces the protein MVYKQDGKVALITGGTKGIGKAIALSLADYGAKVIVNYISDAETAEQTRKEIEKINGFALAFRADVSNYEEVQEMIDSIINKTGKLDILINNAGITRDSLLFSMKDDDWKKVIDINLTGVYNCCKAALRPMIAGHWGRIVNIISPSALLGRKGQTNYSASKGGILSFTRSLAREVARLGITVNAISPGVIETDLTKNLDAKVRDDLLNMIPLRRFGTPEEIAQAVSYLVSEKAGYITGTYISIDGGLT
- a CDS encoding ACP S-malonyltransferase — its product is MGGTFKEMTGAIFPGIGSERDGMKALIKEDLLKQIDISCGEDILLQQNIYAVSASLWDSSKLVYPISLVAGHSLGFYSSLYASNSIDFRTGLYLINAAHDAILKMTGSKTFGITAIIGIKWDIIENLCRKFNNVYIANINSATQVVISGPADSIDKIEKKVIKEGALKVQRLSIKYPVHTPFLKGIEEIMNKAVEKIEIKAPEIPIVDHTTSEILISPEQIKETLSCQLARKVVWLDVIKKMWQKGIRKFIEVGPGDILSKITKWIERDAEVKSLGI